One genomic window of Pecten maximus chromosome 3, xPecMax1.1, whole genome shotgun sequence includes the following:
- the LOC117323528 gene encoding mitochondrial amidoxime-reducing component 1-like, with amino-acid sequence MSDNPNGVALAATLAGVAIFKYTCFAWMSNKYRTRPYEKVGTISELYVFPTKSLGGLRVDSAECTPTGLTYQGVTDRHWAVAASNGVYVTQRQIPKMALISTSLQGDVMLLDAPGMPTLNIPINPKQGPKTWVSKIKIKEEWSTSLDLGDEAATWMDKFLGKTGLRVHFSSPEMGKRDASNVTKLWEHNAKKGDTLAFSDYCGYMLMSSASLDELNKRLAEPVTMLNFRANIVVDGSPAFDEDDWDEVKIRNATFRNIDACTRCILVTVDPFKGVKSKDEEPLTTLKKFRLKPPYGPKPCLGIHLALDDKDTINVGDVIYAKRKRN; translated from the exons ATGTCGGATAATCCGAATGGCGTGGCTTTAGCGGCGACACTGGCTGGTGTTGCTATTTTTAAATACACGTGCTTCGCTTGGATGTCCAACAAGTATAGAACCAGGCCATACGAAAAGGTTGGAACGATATCGGAGCTGTACGTGTTCCCGACCAAATCGCTCGGGGGGCTCCGAGTCGACTCGGCTGAATGCACACCCACCGGCTTAACATACCAAGGTGTAACTGACAG ACACTGGGCCGTAGCAGCCAGCAATGGCGTTTACGTCACGCAGCGACAGATTCCGAAGATGGCGCTCATTTCTACCAGTTTACAAGGAGACGTCATGCTCCTGGACGCCCCAGGGATGCCCACTCTCAATATCCCTATTAACCCCAAACAGGGACCCAAGACGTGGGTCTCGAAAATCAA AATTAAGGAGGAATGGTCAACCTCTTTGGACCTAGGTGACGAAGCGGCCACCTGGATGGACAAGTTTCTTGGCAAGACTGGTCTTCGTGTCCACTTCTCGTCACCGGAAATGGGCAAGCGTGACGCGTCCAACGTCACCAAACTATGGGAACACAATGCCAAAAAGGGAGATACG CTGGCATTCTCGGACTATTGTGGCTACATGTTGATGTCGTCAGCCAGCCTTGACGAGCTAAACAAACGGTTGGCCGAGCCCGTAACTATGCTGAACTTCCGGGCCAACATCGTTGTCGACGGAAGTCCGGCATTTGATGAG GACGATTGGGATGAAGTTAAGATCAGAAATGCCACATTTAGAAACATTGACGCATGTACAAG GTGTATCCTGGTGACAGTTGATCCATTCAAGGGAGTGAAGAGTAAAGATGAGGAGCCGCTGACCACACTGAAAAA ATTCCGTCTCAAACCACCGTATGGACCCAAACCATGTCTCGGAATCCATCTTGCCTTGGACGATAAGGACACGATAAACGTAGGCGATGTTATATACGCGAAGAGGAAGCGGAACTAG